The DNA sequence AGAAACGGATAGGCAACATCCACCCGGAGTTCCCGCAGGTCGTGGAACGCGGCACCGAGATCCTTGTCCTTTTCATGGCCGAGTGCCATTGCACAGTAATAATTTGCAAAGTCATGGATGTCGGCAACCAGGGCATCGACTCCCGATGCAGCAACGTCGGGTTCTCGGGCATGAGCTTTGAAGGCCTCATAGACCGCATTGACGTTGGGGATATCTCCCGTCTTAAACGTCAGATAGTGGCGCATAAATGAATCAAATTGTGATCCATATGCCTCCTGACCGAAGGACACCTCCATGGGCCGCCAATGATCCTTGTACAGGCGGGTCTGGTGGTCGGTCTCCAGACCCATGAGAATGAAGTTGCGAATGAGGTCCGCCTGGCTCAGTTCCCGTCCGGTCGAGTTCATGCTCTCGAAGATGAGCTGGGGATTGTCCTGATCACGATTGAGCGAAATATCGACGAGCACGAGTTTTGCGAGTCCCTTACAGAGGGCGGCGACCTCTTCATCGTTAAGGTCTTTAACCTTCTTTTCAAACAAAGCGAAATTTTCCGCGATGCGAAGAGAGTATTCTGCGGGCATTGGTTTTTGCTGAACCAGAGCAAGAAGACTTTCCTTGTCTGTCTGGGTGAGGAGGAGCTTGAAGCCTTGTTCACCCTCCTCCAGTGGATTGAGCAAATAGTAATTACGCAGTTTTTTTGCTGAAAATCCCTCCACCGGTTCGGTCTCTCCCAGACGTCGGGCAAGAGCCTCCAGAACAAGCATAATAGTGGTAAGCCGTTGCTGGCCGTCAATAACAAGGAGAGGTGACTGGCTCGTTACCTGATACAGTCCCTTTTCAATGTATACGATGGAGCCGACGAAGTGTGCTGAGATAGCATCATTTCTTCCCGTGCGAAGAATATCATCCCAGAGCTGCTGACATTCCCGTTCGGTCCAACTATAGGTACGCTGGTAGATGGGGATGACAAACTGCGGAGACTTCTTGAGAAAGTCGAGGATCTTTGCCTCGGTGGCTTTCATAACTCCCCACCCCCGATAATCTCGTCCAACAACCCCTCGCTCTCCTCCCGCACCTTGAGGATATCTGCCCGGATCTCCTCCAAGCTCCGCATGGGTTTTGGCTTGTAGAAGTAGCGGGTGAAGCTGATCTCGTAGCCGATCTTCACGCTCGACTCGGTATACCAGGCATCCGGGGCATACGGGAGCACCTCGCGGCGGAGGAAGGCATCGATGCCGCCCTCCTCGAGGAGGGGGACCTGCTCGGTGTCGCGGAGGTCGCTGTCGGGTTCGTACTCGACGACGGCCGGTTTGCCGCCAATGGTCGTCTCGAAGAGCCCGTGGAGCGGGTCGGGGACCGTCCCCCTCTTATGGACCTTCTTGATCACCGGCGGTGCGGTCTCGTCGCGTTCGCGGGTCTCCTTGAGGTCCTTGATCTCCTTTGCCTTGTAGACGCGGCCCGGCTCGATGCCCCTCAACCGGAGCGGCCGGTCCACGGTCAGCTTCCAGTAGCCGAACGCGGCGTTCTCGAAGATCTTACTCTCCTCGGTTTCGGCAAACGCGATGTACGCATCACAGATCTCCTGGCAGTCCTCCTCGGTGAGCTGGCAGTTCTTCTTGCCGAGGTTCTTCCTGAGCGGTTTGTACCATTTGGTCGCGTCGATGAGCTGCACCCTGCCCTTCCGGTGCTCGGGCTTGCGGTTGGTGATCACCCAGATATAGGTCGCAATGCCGGTGTTGTAGAACATGTTGAGGGGCAGTGCGACGATCGCCTCGAGCCAGTCGTTCTCGATGATCCAGCGGCGGATGTTGCTCTCCCCCTGCCCGGCGTCGCCGGTGAAGAGCGAACTGCCGTTGTGGACCTCTGCAATACGGCTGCCGAGTTTAGTGCCGTGCTTCATCTTGGAGATCATATTGGCAAGAAAGAGCATCTGGCCATCAGAGGAGCGGGTCACAAGAGAGTATTCGGGGTCGCCGTTGTGCTCGATCACAAACCGCGGGTCGCGAAGGCCGGTCTTCCCCCCCATCCGCTCGAGATCGCTCTTCCAGCTCTTCCCGTAGGGAGGATTGCTGAGCATGAAGTCGAATTCATGCGAGGGGAACGCATCGTTCGAGAGCGTCGAATATTCCGGGCCGCCGATGATATTGTCGGCCTCTTCCCCCTCGCCCTTGAGGAGCATGTCGGCCTTGGCGATCGCATAGGTCTCGGCGTTGATCTCCTGCCCGTAGAGGTGGGTTGCGACCTCTTTTTCGTGGGCAAGAGCGAGGTCATGGAGGGTCTCCTCGGCAACGGTCAGCATGCCTCCGGTCCCGCAGGCTCCGTCATAGAGGAGGTAGGTGCCGGACTCGATCTCGTCAGCGATGGGGAGGAAGATCAGCCGGGACATGAGCTTCACCGCATCGCGGGGTGTCCAGTGCTCACCCGCCTCCTCGTTGTTCTCTTCGTTGAACCGCCGGACCAGTTCCTCGAAGACGGTGCCCATCGCGTGATTGTCGAGACCGGGATGCTTTTCGGAACCATCGCCGTTCATCACCGGATTCGGGCTGACATTGATCTCCGGGGAGAGAAACTTCTCGATGAGTGTGCCAAGTGCATCTGCCTTGGAGAGCCGGGGGATCTGGTTGCGGAATTCGAATTTTTCGAGGATATCCTGAACATTGGGGGAGAAGCCGTCGAGATATGCCTCGAAGTCGGCCCGGAGCTGCTGCTGGTTGGCACAGCTTTTGAGGTCACGGAGGGTAAATTTGGAGGTGTTATAGAATGCCTGTCCGGCCGCCTGCCGGAGGGCCGGGTCCTGGTGCACAACTCCTGCCGCATCGAGCGATTCCTTCATCTCGAGGACGGACTGCTTGGTCGGTTCCAGCACAGCATCGAGGCGGCGAAGGACGGTCATCGGCAGGATGACGTCACGATATTTGCCCCGGACGTAGAGGTCTCGCAGCACATCGTCGGCGATACCCCAGATGAAATTTGTTATCCAATTGAGTTGGTGTGATTCCATAGAGACGCTCCAGAATCCCCGTCGCCCCCTTGTAGAATGGTCGGGTGATGGATGCAGGTTGGGGATAAAGGAAAACTTTACCATTGACACCCTTGAACCTTTCCAAATGATGTACTGTTTAGGAATAATTGAGTGAGCTGCGGGGTATTGGCTCGGATGATCTCGGTCAATCAAAACAAGTTGAGGAGAGTGGAGAAATTCCCTGCAAATGCTGGCCTAATATCCGCGGAAGCATAGATGATTAGGATTCCTTATTCAATATAATTCTTGCAAATAATCTCCAATAAGTTTTATCGTTGATAATGGTATAAATAAAAAAATATGGTGTCAAAAAAGATCATTGTGTCATTGCTCCTTCTTGTGTTGGCTGTCGTTTTCACCTGCGGCTGTTTTACCGCCACCGTTCATTCCACGGTCGAATCCGATGCGACGATAAGTTATTACCGAATGGATGTCGAGACAACCCAGTTTGTCTATAACATGGTAAAAGAACAGGCCAAAGAAGATGGATATTCTTCCGTGCAGAGTTACATGCTCGCTGAAAGTGAAAATCAAGGGGATTTCAAATACTCCGAGTCCTGGGACGGGGACACGGTCACGATGAGCTTTGAAAGCACGGCAATCCTCGAATCGGACGACGCCGACAAATTACGTATCGAGAAGGTAGACGGCATGATGGTGTATGAGGACTCGCGTTTCGCCACCAACGAAGAGATAGACACGTCGGATGACTATTCAAAGGCGATGCTCAGTGGCATCGGCGTTCATTACTACCTGGAGATGCCGGGGACGATCGTCGAATCGAATGCGGATATCGTGGATGGAAAGAAGGCCGAATGGCACCTGTCCGGTTCGGATGCGTTCTCCACCCCGATTCAGGCAACGAGTGAAATTCCCACATTGCCGGTTTCCGGCTTCACCGGACTCCTGGCGATTGCCGGGTTTGCCTGCGCAGTAGGAATTTGCCTCCGGTGCAGGGATTAGATCTCCATCTCTCTCATTTTTCTGGCACATTAAACGATAACGAGAATCGGGATTGAAGAGAGTCTCGACGGCCTCTCCGTGGGCTAAATCAACAGAAATATATTAAAAAACAATGATGTATTGGTGTGGCGGCGTGGAAAAAACACGATCGCCCGGTCCCCCCTCGAGGCACTTGGCCGGGAAATCTTATCATTAACCAGGGAAGGTCCCTGGAAAATAAGGAAGGGGGGGTTAAATTCTATCCACGTTTCTCTCGCCCTGGATGATCTTTATCATGTGTGCCGGACTTGATCCTGCCGCCCATCCGTTTCCTGAGAAGTAATAGATATTGTCGGATATCTCGTTCAGTCCGCCGGCGTCGTCATTGCCGACGATGCAGGAAAAAATTCTCGCATCCTTGGTCTCCTTGAATTCTGTCCATCTGTCCACGAGGGAGCGATCGGTCACACCTCCGAGGCCGTCTGTTATAAAGAGCAGGTCTGCCCCTTCATATTCCGGTTCCGAGAGGGAATCAAGGCCGGTTCTGAGGGCTGTGTTGAAGTCCGTCCCCCCGCGGAATCCCTGCTGAATGAACTGCAGGAACGTGTCTGCCATTTTTCTACGCGAAGTCAGCTCGATCTCGGTATTGCATCCCGGCCCGGAGAAGAGAATGACCTTCACATCACGGCGGTCCTTGAGCATTCTCTTCGTTATCGCGAGGATGATTGCCTTTGCAAGCGTCTCCGGGGCACCGCTCATCGAGCCGGAGGTATCCACCATCGCAACCACCGGCCCGCGCTTTCGCTTCTTCGGCGTCCCGTCTGCCCAGTGTTTTCCCCGGAGCTGATAGGACAGGAGCCGCCCCTCGGTGAGATCCGCATAGAATTTCTTTCTTAGTGTCGGGTGGTGGAGTTTTGAGGCCTCCATCGGGAGCATACGCGAAATGTCATTGGACAGGGTCACCGAATGCATCTCGGTCTTCCCAGAAGGGGAGATGGAGATCTTCCTGAGGCCATATTCGAGTTCGATGCGGCCGAACAACTCGACCATTTTTTTCAGGTCATCGTTCTTCTGGACGATCGCCGCATATCTCTCGAGATTGTTGATGTAAGTTGCATGAACGGGCGACATCGAGAGGTCCATTCCCCTCCCCGGATAGAGTGCGGTCAAAAATTCAATCGTCTCAATGTGGGGTTTGATCGCTGAGATGTCATTTCCAAGAGGTTTTAAGATCTGTTGGGACACCTGTGCCTTTAAAAACGAAGATTTTGCGGTATTCGAGAGGAACCGGTCGATGTTATCATTGGGTTGGTTCAGCTGTTCAGAATCCTCTTTATTGGATTCCTGCTCGAGAATATCATCGATTGTCGCGGATAATTCTTCAATCTTCGATGCAGTACTGTCCGCATCATTCTTTGCCCCGTCAGCCGGTTCCGTATGAGATTGATCACTTGCCGGCTCTCCCGTCTTTCCCGCTTCGGAGGTACCGTCGGTATCTGGCTGGGCCTGGGATGGTTCACCTTCTCCCTGCCTCGTCCCCCATTGAGAGCTCTCCTCCGGTGCACTTCCCTGATCATCACCATCCATTTCAGACGGGGTTCCATCATCTTCTCCACCACCTGGCTTCCCTTCTCCCTCCATTTCAGACGGGGTTCCATCATCTTCTCCACCGCCTGGCTTCCCTTCTCCCTCCATTTCAGACGGGGTTCCATCATCTTCTCCACCGCCTGGCTTCCCTTCTCCCTCCATTTCAGTCGGGGTTCCATCATCTTCTCCACCGCCTGGCTTCCCCTCTCCCTCCATTTCAGTCGGGGTTCCATCATCTTCTCCACTGCCTGGCTTCCCTTCTCCCTCCATTTCAGACGGGGTTTCCTCATCTTCTCCGCCACCTGGCTTCCCTTCTCCCTCTTCATCAGGTTCGTCACCTTGAGTCGCATCCGGTGGGGTGGCGATTATTTCCTTCAGATTTTGAATTGCTTCGCTCAGATCAGAATTCTGTACGCTTTCCTTAAGATCATCTGGACCACTCCATGTGCTGAGTATCGATGAGAGATGGTCAAGATCCGTAGAGAGTTCCGGTGAGTGAAGGTCCCCCAATTCTTTCAACTGCTCGAGAATTTCAGAAAGCTCGGCCAATGCATCGGAGTTGGTCTGGTTTGGATCTTGAGGTTCAATTTTGTCGGGAAAGTGCCGCCCCCACAGGTCCTGTGAGGATGCAAGCAGGTCCATGAATTCCATGAGGATGCTGCTCAGGGATTCATCGATATTGTCAGGGAGATTGGAAAAGCGGGACGGCGATGCAGCGAGAAAATCGAATACATTGTTGAGAAACTTCTGTACGATATCCCCTGCAACTTCCGGTGATTCGAGGGCGATTTCCTTGAGATGTTTCCATTCGTCGGAATGGTGGATGAGGTGGAAGATGGGATAAAAAATTCCGTATTTTTGGATGAAGAGATTGCGGTCCCGTATTTCGTAGCCGTTGTTGCCGGTGAGGTCGCTGATGAAGATTTCTGCAATCTCTTCCTTGGCTTTTGCAGGGAGACTGTTACGCGAATTACGAGTTAGTTCAAGAGCCTTCTCGCTGCAGATATCCTTCACATTTCTATCATACGCCATTGTGGATCAACCCATATTCGTATTATGGTGAAATCATGCAAATGCCGACCGGAATCAATAACCGAACACGTTGTAATTTCTTTGATTCGTACGCTGGTCATCCTCATTTTTTTGTAAATCTTCAATTTTTTTAATTCTTTCAAGTTTTGAAATTTCTTTATCAAGGTGTTGTATCCGGGACAGCTCCTTCTGATGGTATACGACGACCTCGTCTACATCACGTGAATTTGTCCAGATATTTTTTTCCAGGTCCCGTTTGAAGTGGTCAAAATATTTCGTATTGAATTTTTCCAACGCAAGGAATTCAAACCGTAATTTAGCCACTTCAGCAAGGTAACCAACGAAGCTGTCTTTCATCTCCAGTTTTGAATCAATTCCATATTCTATTCGAAGTGCCTCTATCAGTTCATCAAAGGAATAATATTTATTTTGCATGCGGAAGGGACGTCCGTCATTATAGCCATTACCGCCTCTTCTACATACTTCCTTCACTTCCTCGAGAGTCGCTACGGTTGTATTATTCCTCGCTGAAGAAACATGAGTAACTGGTACAGGAAGGTGTATCTTTTTGTTCGAGTATTTTTTCGGGTCAAGGCCCTTAATTTTCTCTTCGAGATCATCGTAGCTTTGCCCGCCGGACATCGTCAATTCAATAACGATGCGCCTGATGGCGTTCTTCTGGTCCGGGTGGTCCCACAGCAAATGCTCGAGGAGCAGGAGCATGGAGCGGTTTACCTTCGTATGCCCCTGCGCCGCTGCCGCCACTTTCAGGACGTGTACAATCTTCTTCCAGCGGCGGTCAGAGATGTAGATCTGCGTCCCGCCGTCGCCGACCTTTGTCAGCTCTCTGCGTATGGCCATGAGGATGTCCATGGCATCTTCGTAAAATTCGACATCTTTTGCCTGCTCCCTGATGGCACGAATTTCATCCACCGAGAGGTTTTTCGGCGGCAAGAAGGTCTCAGGACTTTCAAAGATCAGCTTCCTGAGGTTCTCCTCAAAAGAGATGGGTTTCACCTCATACCGGAAGAGGAACCGGTCATAGAGCGCCTCGAGATTCTCATCTTCCTCCGGAAGTTCGTTTGATGCGCCGAATATCGACAACAGTGGTGTGGAGACAACATTGGGTCCATTGTGGAATTTTCGCTCGTTGAGGAGAGTTAACAGGCTGTTGAGGATTGAACTGTTTGCCTTGAAGATCTCATCCAGAAATCCGATGTGGGAGGTTGGCAGGCACCCGTCAGTCTTTCTTCTGAACTCATCCTCCTCAAGCGCCTTCAGTGAAAGCGGCCCGAATATTTCTTCCGGGGTCGTAAAACGGGTCAAAAGGTAGTAAAAGAATTCGGCATCATCGATGCTGCTGCATATGTTCTGGGCGAGATAGGTCTTTGCCGTTCCCGGCGGGCCGAGGAAGAGGAGGTTTTCATTGGCAAGTATTGCCAGAAATGCACCCTTGATCTCGTCTTCACGCTCAACAAAATGGCCTTGGTACGCTTCGATCAATGTTTCAAGTTTCTGCTTCATTTATCCTTTCCTCTGCATTACTTGTTCAACCGCTTATCCCGCACATAAACCACCTTCACCTGGGATGACGGGTTCTCCTTTTCTTCAATGTCGAAGAGCCCGATTGCCCGAAATAGCCCGCTCAGTTTCTTGAATCCATAATTTCTCGCATCGAAATCGGGTGAGACATTCTGGATCGTCTGGCCAACATCCGCAAGATTCGCCCATCCATCCTCACCGGATGAGTCCTCAACGCTGTTGCGGAGGAGGTTTACGAGCTTGGTATCCCCCTTCAGGTCGTTGGCGGATTTCTGGGAGACAGGGGTCTTGGCTGGTTCATCAACTATCGCCTCTATTTCGGTTCGCAGAATCTCCGTATAGGTGAATTTGTCGCACGCCTCGACAAATGGCTTGGGTGTCTTCTTCTCGCCAAAGCCATATACTATCTTTCCGGATTCACGCAGGCGGCTGGCAAGCCGGGTGAAGTCGCTGTCGCTCGATACGATGCAGAACCCGTCCAGGTTCCCGGCATAGAGAAGGTCCATTGCATCGATGATCAAGGCACTGTCGGTTGAATTTTTTTTGGTAGTATAACCAAATTGCTGGATCGGTTGAATCGAATATTTCAGAAGGGATTCCTTCCACCCGCTAAGATTTGAAGATGTCCAGTCGCCATAAATTCTCTTCACGGTTGCCGAACCATATTTTGCAATTTCCTGAAGCAGATTCTCGATTATTGCCGGTTGAGCGTTATCTGCATCAATTAAAACCGCTAAACGTTTTTGTTCAGTTATCGGGCGTGCGATATATTCCATATGGGGTGATTGGCGGTACACACGATATATTTGACGTTGTGAATTGAATTTTGATTATAATGGTAATGTAATTCATATGGCCTTCTCAAACGGAGCTACCGCCTTGAACATCCCATCGTTCTTTCATGGTATACGCACACAAACCTCTCCCTCCTCAACATTTGCCACATCT is a window from the Methanovulcanius yangii genome containing:
- a CDS encoding type I restriction-modification system subunit M is translated as MESHQLNWITNFIWGIADDVLRDLYVRGKYRDVILPMTVLRRLDAVLEPTKQSVLEMKESLDAAGVVHQDPALRQAAGQAFYNTSKFTLRDLKSCANQQQLRADFEAYLDGFSPNVQDILEKFEFRNQIPRLSKADALGTLIEKFLSPEINVSPNPVMNGDGSEKHPGLDNHAMGTVFEELVRRFNEENNEEAGEHWTPRDAVKLMSRLIFLPIADEIESGTYLLYDGACGTGGMLTVAEETLHDLALAHEKEVATHLYGQEINAETYAIAKADMLLKGEGEEADNIIGGPEYSTLSNDAFPSHEFDFMLSNPPYGKSWKSDLERMGGKTGLRDPRFVIEHNGDPEYSLVTRSSDGQMLFLANMISKMKHGTKLGSRIAEVHNGSSLFTGDAGQGESNIRRWIIENDWLEAIVALPLNMFYNTGIATYIWVITNRKPEHRKGRVQLIDATKWYKPLRKNLGKKNCQLTEEDCQEICDAYIAFAETEESKIFENAAFGYWKLTVDRPLRLRGIEPGRVYKAKEIKDLKETRERDETAPPVIKKVHKRGTVPDPLHGLFETTIGGKPAVVEYEPDSDLRDTEQVPLLEEGGIDAFLRREVLPYAPDAWYTESSVKIGYEISFTRYFYKPKPMRSLEEIRADILKVREESEGLLDEIIGGGEL
- a CDS encoding VWA domain-containing protein, whose product is MAYDRNVKDICSEKALELTRNSRNSLPAKAKEEIAEIFISDLTGNNGYEIRDRNLFIQKYGIFYPIFHLIHHSDEWKHLKEIALESPEVAGDIVQKFLNNVFDFLAASPSRFSNLPDNIDESLSSILMEFMDLLASSQDLWGRHFPDKIEPQDPNQTNSDALAELSEILEQLKELGDLHSPELSTDLDHLSSILSTWSGPDDLKESVQNSDLSEAIQNLKEIIATPPDATQGDEPDEEGEGKPGGGEDEETPSEMEGEGKPGSGEDDGTPTEMEGEGKPGGGEDDGTPTEMEGEGKPGGGEDDGTPSEMEGEGKPGGGEDDGTPSEMEGEGKPGGGEDDGTPSEMDGDDQGSAPEESSQWGTRQGEGEPSQAQPDTDGTSEAGKTGEPASDQSHTEPADGAKNDADSTASKIEELSATIDDILEQESNKEDSEQLNQPNDNIDRFLSNTAKSSFLKAQVSQQILKPLGNDISAIKPHIETIEFLTALYPGRGMDLSMSPVHATYINNLERYAAIVQKNDDLKKMVELFGRIELEYGLRKISISPSGKTEMHSVTLSNDISRMLPMEASKLHHPTLRKKFYADLTEGRLLSYQLRGKHWADGTPKKRKRGPVVAMVDTSGSMSGAPETLAKAIILAITKRMLKDRRDVKVILFSGPGCNTEIELTSRRKMADTFLQFIQQGFRGGTDFNTALRTGLDSLSEPEYEGADLLFITDGLGGVTDRSLVDRWTEFKETKDARIFSCIVGNDDAGGLNEISDNIYYFSGNGWAAGSSPAHMIKIIQGERNVDRI
- a CDS encoding AAA family ATPase, which translates into the protein MKQKLETLIEAYQGHFVEREDEIKGAFLAILANENLLFLGPPGTAKTYLAQNICSSIDDAEFFYYLLTRFTTPEEIFGPLSLKALEEDEFRRKTDGCLPTSHIGFLDEIFKANSSILNSLLTLLNERKFHNGPNVVSTPLLSIFGASNELPEEDENLEALYDRFLFRYEVKPISFEENLRKLIFESPETFLPPKNLSVDEIRAIREQAKDVEFYEDAMDILMAIRRELTKVGDGGTQIYISDRRWKKIVHVLKVAAAAQGHTKVNRSMLLLLEHLLWDHPDQKNAIRRIVIELTMSGGQSYDDLEEKIKGLDPKKYSNKKIHLPVPVTHVSSARNNTTVATLEEVKEVCRRGGNGYNDGRPFRMQNKYYSFDELIEALRIEYGIDSKLEMKDSFVGYLAEVAKLRFEFLALEKFNTKYFDHFKRDLEKNIWTNSRDVDEVVVYHQKELSRIQHLDKEISKLERIKKIEDLQKNEDDQRTNQRNYNVFGY
- a CDS encoding NYN domain-containing protein yields the protein MEYIARPITEQKRLAVLIDADNAQPAIIENLLQEIAKYGSATVKRIYGDWTSSNLSGWKESLLKYSIQPIQQFGYTTKKNSTDSALIIDAMDLLYAGNLDGFCIVSSDSDFTRLASRLRESGKIVYGFGEKKTPKPFVEACDKFTYTEILRTEIEAIVDEPAKTPVSQKSANDLKGDTKLVNLLRNSVEDSSGEDGWANLADVGQTIQNVSPDFDARNYGFKKLSGLFRAIGLFDIEEKENPSSQVKVVYVRDKRLNK